In Alphaproteobacteria bacterium US3C007, one genomic interval encodes:
- a CDS encoding sulfite exporter TauE/SafE family protein, with protein MDLILSNMSQWHWIVAIGVGCCAGFIKGVVGFAMPMVFIAGLSLIVPPELALAGLILPTVITNIWQAFAQGRAAAWQSVKRFRLFLITGLVCVLISAQLASVLPDILFLGSLGGLIVCFSLLQLCGLGLPVMRAGPKASIIFGSIAGLLGGVSGIWGPPIVAYLTALNTNKIEQIRVQGVIYGLGAVALVVAHIGSGILTLATAQFSALLVLPAALGMWLGVQIQTRIDQKLFRRVTLLVLLVMGLVLLRRAAYA; from the coding sequence ATGGATTTGATTTTAAGCAATATGTCTCAGTGGCATTGGATCGTTGCGATTGGTGTGGGGTGCTGCGCGGGGTTCATCAAGGGTGTGGTTGGATTTGCCATGCCGATGGTGTTCATCGCGGGGCTCAGCTTAATTGTGCCACCAGAATTGGCTTTGGCAGGGCTTATCCTGCCAACCGTAATCACCAATATCTGGCAGGCCTTTGCACAGGGCCGCGCCGCAGCCTGGCAATCCGTTAAACGCTTTCGGCTTTTTTTGATCACTGGGTTGGTGTGCGTTTTGATCAGTGCTCAGCTGGCCTCGGTGCTTCCAGATATATTGTTTTTGGGCAGTTTGGGTGGGCTGATCGTATGTTTTTCGCTTTTGCAACTATGTGGCCTTGGTTTGCCCGTGATGCGCGCGGGGCCTAAGGCCAGCATCATCTTTGGCAGTATCGCGGGGCTTTTGGGTGGCGTTTCGGGCATTTGGGGGCCGCCAATTGTGGCGTATTTGACCGCTTTGAATACAAATAAAATCGAACAAATACGGGTGCAAGGCGTGATTTACGGATTGGGCGCTGTGGCCTTGGTGGTGGCGCATATAGGATCGGGTATATTGACCCTCGCAACGGCGCAGTTTTCGGCGCTTCTTGTCCTGCCCGCGGCGCTTGGGATGTGGCTTGGGGTGCAGATTCAAACGCGCATCGATCAAAAGCTGTTTCGGCGGGTCACTTTGCTGGTTTTGCTTGTGATGGGCTTGGTCTTGCTGCGCCGCGCCGCGTATGCCTAG
- a CDS encoding ribonuclease T2, with the protein MQKFIQIICVGLWVFTGHSAKAQMFDYYVLSLSWSPSWCQLTGLKRGAEQCDATRDLAWILHGLWPQYENGWPKFCKTTQPAPTPKQLKTMRHIMGSEGLALHAWRKHGTCANLAADDYFQASRAAFEAIRKPDQLTLPLSEQRFAPTSLIDSVLRDNPQLQPNNLVVTCRKGLLHELRICLDKQLSPRRCGRDVLRDCSDPYISAPTPP; encoded by the coding sequence ATGCAGAAGTTTATACAGATCATATGTGTCGGGCTTTGGGTCTTTACGGGCCATAGCGCAAAAGCGCAGATGTTTGATTATTACGTGTTATCGCTCAGCTGGTCGCCCAGTTGGTGCCAGTTAACCGGGCTCAAGCGCGGTGCTGAACAATGCGATGCCACGCGTGACCTCGCGTGGATTTTGCACGGGCTCTGGCCACAATACGAGAATGGCTGGCCAAAATTTTGTAAAACGACGCAGCCCGCGCCAACGCCCAAACAGCTCAAAACCATGCGCCATATTATGGGCAGCGAAGGCTTGGCGCTGCACGCTTGGCGCAAGCATGGCACCTGCGCGAACCTTGCTGCGGATGATTATTTTCAGGCCTCGCGCGCCGCGTTTGAGGCAATTCGAAAACCAGACCAGCTGACCCTGCCGCTTTCCGAGCAGCGTTTTGCACCGACCAGTCTGATAGACAGCGTTCTGCGCGATAATCCCCAATTGCAACCCAATAACCTGGTGGTGACCTGTCGAAAAGGGTTATTGCATGAGCTGCGGATCTGTTTGGATAAACAACTCTCCCCGCGTCGCTGTGGACGGGATGTTTTACGCGACTGCTCTGATCCTTATATCAGCGCGCCAACGCCGCCCTAG